One genomic region from Phragmites australis chromosome 1, lpPhrAust1.1, whole genome shotgun sequence encodes:
- the LOC133890679 gene encoding TPR repeat-containing protein ZIP4-like, which translates to MKISELSPEYRQPPPHAGLLTDLNRVVADVEAFDTSDSSPDKLAADLRRLLTSLASAASSSSSPLTAAFRLKVWNLGFRLWNACVDRANSTALARGPVARVAEAEIRQAAPELLLFAGLPDVPNAAAKAASLFHRTGMVWLDLGRSDLASACFEKATPLVSAAETEEDRTVLLDLNLARARTALGAGEHALAVALLSRSKPLAAASLEGIKALAVEYLLIGKAALTTKPSNPALDASSLLTEALDLCEKAAASPYCATPTTPRSTPAAPNFQMIKDQCLRFLAVERLQANDYEGTLRCIGVLRASLGLREEHPSVGFMALRAYLGSGNLTEAERELERLMANAEAPDSVCVSAAELYLASAGPEAALKVLAALAARCRAGGAAAAAAVRVVKKVVEGAGRGTGRARAIAELVSDERLVALFDGPANAHERGTMQALLWTCATEHFHAKNYETSADLIERSMLYVSRDEESRSRRADCFRVLCLCHMALRHLDRAQEFIIEAEKVEPNIHCAFLKFKILVQKKEEDAAIKQMKTMVSYVDFNPQFLTLSIHEAIACKSVRVAVASLTFFLGLYSAGKPMPMTETAVLRNLISLLLREPGSEAEILKYSRCAKLRMTELGVEAFFGKGTVGMRELNWFAVNTWNMALKVANEKKYDYCAEFFELAAEFFGSSNVEDEANRLLVCKSLIMSVSGMLHAEELNKFPLSDSDIKKGVEMLSRAGKLLPSTWPSAPFNSDQLVDNNFPFLHTFTFYQLLDRMDTSAQPQQLQLVKNFAASKACTPDHLLRLGEIASQGTQPNLLVAEFALKASITTALASHSPNYGVISAALRKLVYLSGFQDCNGSKSDTAYDVFRQAFQIVVGLRDGEYPYEEGKWLATTAWNKSFLAVRLGQVSVARKWMKLSLDLARHLESMKQNITVMEEYIEHFQKIYGKESDECSQQDGAPSTSMSGSASQPVLV; encoded by the exons ATGAAGATCTCCGAGCTCTCCCCCGAGTACCGGCAGCCTCCGCCGCACGCCGGCCTCCTCACCGACCTCAACAGGGTCGTCGCCGACGTCGAGGCATTTGACACCTCCGACTCCTCCCCGGATAAGCTCGCCGCGgatctccgccgcctcctcaccagcctcgcctccgccgcttcctcctcctcctcacccctCACTGCAGCGTTCAGGCTTAAGGTATGGAACCTCGGCTTCCGTCTCTGGAACGCGTGCGTCGACCGCGCCAACTCCACCGCCCTGGCGAGGGGCCCCGTCGCCAGGGTCGCGGAGGCGGAGATCCGGCAGGCGGCGCCGGAGCTCCTCCTCTTCGCCGGTCTCCCTGACGTCCCCAACGCCGCTGCGAAGGCGGCCTCCTTGTTCCACCGCACCGGCATGGTCTGGCTTGACCTCGGCCGCTCCGACCTCGCCTCCGCCTGCTTCGAGAAGGCCACGCCGCTGGTTTCTGCCGCCGAGACGGAAGAGGATCGGACCGTGCTCCTAGACCTTAACCTCGCGCGGGCGCGCACGGCGTTGGGCGCGGGCGAGCATGCCCTCGCCGTGGCGCTGCTGAGCCGGTCCAAGCCCCTCGCGGCGGCGTCTCTCGAGGGGATCAAAGCCCTCGCCGTGGAGTACCTCCTCATCGGCAAGGCCGCCCTCACCACGAAACCCTCGAATCCCGCCCTCGACGCGTCCAGCCTCCTTACCGAAGCGCTTGATCTCTGCGAGAAGGCCGCGGCCTCCCCCTACTGCGCCACTCCAACAACCCCGAGATCCACTCCTGCAGCCCCAAATTTCCAAATGATCAAGGATCAATGCCTCCGCTTCCTCGCCGTCGAGCGTCTCCAAGCGAACGACTACGAGGGCACCCTGCGCTGCATCGGGGTCTTGAGGGCCTCGCTGGGACTGCGCGAGGAGCACCCGAGCGTCGGGTTCATGGCGCTGCGCGCGTATCTCGGCAGCGGGAACTTGACGGAGGCCGAGAGGGAGCTCGAGAGGCTCATGGCGAATGCCGAAGCGCCGGACAGTGTGTGCGTGTCGGCGGCCGAGCTGTACCTTGCCAGCGCGGGGCCGGAGGCTGCACTGAAGGTGCTCGCTGCGCTTGCCGCACGGTGCCGCGCCGGGGGTGCAGCCGCAGCGGCAGCAGTGAGGGTGGTGAAAAAGGTGGTCGAGGGTGCTGGCAGGGGGACTGGGCGCGCAAGAGCGATCGCTGAGCTCGTGTCGGATGAGAGGTTGGTGGCGCTGTTCGATGGCCCTGCTAACGCCCATGAGCGTGGCACAATGCAAGCACTGCTGTGGACCTG TGCCACTGAACATTTCCACGCAAAGAACTACGAGACCAGCGCGGACTTGATTGAGAGGTCGATGCTTTATGTTTCCCGTGACGAGGAAAGCAGATCCCGCCGCGCAGACTGCTTCCGAGTACTTTGCCTTTGCCATATGGCGCTTCGGCATCTCGACCGGGCCCAAGAGTTCATCATTGAGGCCGAAAAG GTTGAACCCAATATCCACTGTGCTTTTCTGAAG TTTAAGATCCTTGTgcagaagaaggaggaggatgcgGCTATCAAGCAGATGAAGACCATGGTGAGTTATGTTGACTTCAACCCTCAGTTCCTGACACTCTCAATCCATGAAGCTATTGCCTGCAAGTCTGTCCGTGTGGCAGTTGCTTCATTAACCTTCTTTCTGGGCCTCTACTCTGCTGGGAAGCCAATGCCAATGACCGAGACTGCTGTCCTCCGCAACCTTATATCCCTCCTCCTTCGGGAGCCAGGATCTGAGGCTGAGATCCTGAAATACTCAAGATGTGCCAAGCTACGGATGACTGAACTTGGCGTGGAAGCTTTTTTTGGCAAGGGAACTGTAGGGATGCGTGAACTAAATTGGTTTGCAGTCAATACATGGAATATGGCTTTAAAGGTGGCAAATGAGAAGAAGTATGATTATTGTGCTGAGTTCTTTGAGCTTGCAGCTGAATTTTTCGGTTCAAGCAATGTTGAGGATGAGGCAAACCGTCTTCTGGTTTGCAAATCATTGATCATGAGTGTCAGTGGCATGCTCCATGCTGAGGAGCTAAACAAATTTCCATTGTCAGATTCTGATATTAAAAAGGGTGTTGAGATGCTCAGCAGGGCTGGCAAG CTATTACCCTCGACTTGGCCTTCTGCTCCATTTAACTCTGATCAGTTGGTGGATAACAACTTCCCGTTCCTCCATACCTTCACATTCTACCAACTTCTTGACAGGATGGACACTAGCGCACAGCCTCAGCAGCTCCAACTAGTCAAGAATTTTGCAGCATCTAAAGCATGCACACCAGATCATCTTCTCAGGCTTGGGGAAATAGCTTCGCAAGGTACCCAACCGAACCTACTGGTTGCTGAATTTGCCCTAAAGGCCAGCATCACCACTGCCCTTGCTTCTCACTCGCCGAACTACGGGGTAATCAGCGCTGCCCTCAGGAAGCTAGTGTACCTTTCTGGGTTCCAAGACTGCAATGGTAGCAAGAGTGATACAGCCTATGATGTATTTCGACAAGCTTTCCAGATTGTGGTTGGACTGAGAGATGGTGAGTATCCATATGAGGAAGGGAAGTGGCTTGCAACGACTGCATGGAACAAGTCATTTTTGGCTGTGCGCCTTGGGCAAGTTTCAGTTGCTAGAAAATGGATGAAGTTGAGTTTGGATCTCGCTCGGCATCTTGAGAGCATGAAGCAGAATATAACAGTGATGGAGGAATACATCGAACACTTTCAGAAGATATATGGTAAAGAATCTGATGAATGTAGCCAGCAAGATGGGGCACCAAGTACCAGTATGTCTGGCAGCGCGTCTCAACCTGTCCTAGTATAG
- the LOC133926301 gene encoding 2-alkenal reductase (NADP(+)-dependent)-like: MEQERPAAVVARNRKVLLRGYISRAPREDDMELVDGDSVALRVPEGAGPAVLVKNLYLSCDPYMRGRMRDFHGSYIPPFKPGSVIEGLGVGRVVDSTHPGFTAGDIVSGMTGWEEYSLISKPEQMRKIQQSDIPLSYHLGLLGMPGFTAYVGFYEICSPKKGEFVFVSAASGAVGQIVGQLAKLHGCYVVGSAGTNQKVELLKEKFGFDAAFNYKEEPDLTAALKRYFPEGIDIYFENVGGPMLDAVLLNMRMHGRIAVCGMVSQHGLTAPVGIHNLFCLVSKRIHMKGFIQSDHLHLFVQFVDDITKHYRDGKIVYVEDMSVGLENGPAAFVGLFSGKNLCFYAISCILSSCSGSGSDVQCLKDLKESLGDPNGELSTWNFTDDGLEEEGYICLFKGVECWKPGESRVLSLRLANLGLQGSFPRGLELCSSMTALDLSGNGLTGPLPADIHLQLPYLTDLDLGYNSFSGEIPGTVANLTYLNVLGLEHNRLTGRIPEQIGDLARLTSLNVADNSLSGPIPESLQKYGAASFAGNGGLCGAPMDRKCKKRFRVRPARIHLELRKINDASSIGAAVGFVVGFVVAFYFPHWFVFCGSLRPYIFRVCV; this comes from the exons atggAGCAGGAGCGGCCGGCGGCAGTGGTGGCGAGGAACAGGAAGGTGCTGCTGCGCGGGTACATCAGCCGTGCGCCTAGGGAGGACGACATGGAGCTCGTCGACGGCGACTCCGTGGCGCTGCGCGTCCCCGAGGGCGCCGGCCCCGCGGTGCTGGTGAAGAACCTCTACCTCTCCTGCGACCCCTACATGCGCGGCAGGATGCGGGACTTCCACGGCTCCTACATCCCGCCGTTCAAGCCAGGATCG GTAATTGAAGGGTTGGGCGTAGGGAGAGTGGTGGACTCCACTCATCCAGGATTCACTGCAGGCGACATTGTTTCGGGGATGACTGGCTGGGAAGAGTATAGTCTGAtcagcaagcctgagcagatgAGGAAGATTCAGCAGAGCGACATACCACTCTCTTATCATTTGGGGCTGCTTG GCATGCCTGGTTTTACAGCTTATGTTGGATTCTATGAGATATGTTCACCAAAGAAAGGGGAATTTGTCTTTGTTTCTGCTGCATCTGGAGCGGTTGGCCAGATTGTCGGTCAACTTGCAAAGCTCCATGGCTGCTATGTTGTTGGAAGTGCTGGAACAAATCAGAAA GTTGAGCTCCTGAAGGAAAAGTTTGGATTTGATGCAGCTTTCAATTACAAGGAAGAGCCTGACTTGACTGCTGCCTTGAAAAG GTACTTTCCTGAAGGTATTGACATCTACTTCGAAAACGTAGGTGGGCCAATGCTTGATGCTGTACTTCTTAACATGCGGATGCACGGCCGCATTGCAGTATGTGGGATGGTCTCACAGCATGGGTTAACTGCTCCTGTTGGGATCCACAACCTCTTCTGCCTGGTGAGCAAGAGGATACATATGAAGGGATTTATCCAGAGCGATCACCTCCACCTGTTTGTACAGTTTGTCGATGACATTACCAAGCATTACAGAGATGGCAAGATTGTGTATGTAGAAGATATGAGTGTCGGGCTGGAGAACGGACCTGCTGCCTTTGTCGGTCTGTTCAGTGGTAAAAAT CTGTGTTTCTACGCCAT CAGCTGCATCTTATCCTCGTGTTCTGGCAGCGGCAGTGACGTCCAGTGCTTGAAGGACCTGAAAGAATCTCTGGGTGATCCCAATGGCGAACTCTCCACATGGAATTTCACCGACGACGGCTTAGAAGAGGAAGGGTACATATGCCTATTCAAAGGAGTCGAATGCTGGAAGCCGGGTGAGAGCAGAGTCCTGTCCTTGCGCCTCGCCAACCTGGGGCTTCAAGGCTCGTTCCCTCGAGGCCTTGAGCTCTGCAGCAGCATGACAGCCCTGGACCTGTCAGGCAACGGCCTCACAGGGCCCCTCCCTGCGGACATCCACCTGCAGCTGCCGTACCTCACGGATCTGGACCTCGGGTACAACAGCTTCTCAG GCGAAATCCCGGGCACCGTCGCAAACCTGACGTACCTGAACGTCCTCGGCCTTGAGCACAACCGGCTCACCGGCCGGATCCCGGAGCAGATCGGCGATCTTGCTCGGTTAACTTCGCTTAATGTTGCAGATAACTCGTTGTCAGGTCCCATCCCGGAGTCTCTCCAGAAGTACGGGGCTGCAAGCTTCGCTGGTAACGGAGGGCTCTGCGGGGCACCGATGGACCGCAAGTGCAAGAAGCGATTCCGGGTGCGGCCCGCTCGGATACATCTCGAGCTCCGCAAGATCAACGACGCGTCTAGCATCGGCGCCGCGGTGGGGTTCGTCGTGGGGTTCGTGGTGGCCTTCTACTTCCCGCACTGGTTCGTCTTCTGTGGGAGTCTCCGGCCGTACATCTTCCGTGTGTGCGTCTAA